Proteins from one Choloepus didactylus isolate mChoDid1 chromosome 4, mChoDid1.pri, whole genome shotgun sequence genomic window:
- the TNFAIP2 gene encoding LOW QUALITY PROTEIN: tumor necrosis factor alpha-induced protein 2 (The sequence of the model RefSeq protein was modified relative to this genomic sequence to represent the inferred CDS: inserted 1 base in 1 codon; deleted 1 base in 1 codon): protein MMTFFQGVQGNQPMPGALDFSQSPQKPLSTSETESEASMSEASSEDLGPPSEVGAAPEKAVKKKKKKPKGLANIFSIFTKGRKKKGRPSSTEPEAELESSPEPSGPLPSVEELKAELDRGRLEAARPLLALERELRAVAAAGGLSEEELVQRQSKVEALYVLLRAQVLAVLRRPLEAAPERLRQALALVAEQEREDARRPRAADPGAPGLVPTRPRRWLQLWRRXVAQAAEERLAQRPPAGSPGRSEAERVFLHLGRTMREDLELVVERLKPVFPAEFGVVAAYAEGYHQHFAAQLAAMAQFELCERDTYMLLIWVQNFYPNDIINSPKLAGELQGAQLGSLLPPKQIQLLETTFLSNEVANVKELMDRALGLESQRWAQDEGPQRLDGHCHSELAIDVMQIVSQSQAKAEEVTPELGEQMKKVLLLELAGFLRSYQRAFDEFLEKCKLLRNFRANVMANINSCLPLRTSIEQNWQTLPDTPSFLLGPLNELKSHGFDVLLQNLFKNLKPLFKRFTQTHWASPVETLESILAVVGERLPEFSELQDCFRQELTEAVHLHLVREFLGRLCRRSLVLRKAEQQQQLARHVQACANLIRHVCTQHGSQAAWLDPALPMLAEVIHLQDPSAIKIAVATYATQYPDFSKEHLSAILAIKGNLSSSDAKSIRSILDVSAGGHEAARPLFSLVRVG from the exons ATGATGACCTTCTTCCAGGGTGTCCAGGGCAACCAACCCATGCCAGGGGCTCTCGACTTCTCCCAGAGCCCCCAGAAGCCGCTCTCCACCTCGGAGACCGAGTCTGAGGCCTCCATGTCCGAGGCCTCCTCTGAGGACCTGGGGCCACCCTCGGAGGTGGGGGCTGCCCCAGAGAAGGCtgtgaagaagaagaagaaaaagccaaaaggaCTAGCCAACATATTCAGcatcttcaccaaaggaaggaaaaagaagggcCGGCCCAGCTCCACGGAGCCCGAGGCAGAGTTGGAGTCTAGTCCGGAGCCCAGTGGGCCGCTGCCCTCAG TGGAGGAGCTCAAGGCGGAGCTGGACCGCGGGCGGCTGGAGGCGGCGCGGCCGCTGCTGGCGCTGGAGCGGGAGCTGCGGGCCGTGGCGGCCGCGGGCGGCCTGAGCGAGGAGGAGCTGGTCCAGCGCCAGAGCAAGGTGGAGGCGCTGTACGTGCTGCTGCGCGCCCAGGTGCTGGCCGTGCTGCGGCGGCCCCTGGAGGCGGCGCCCGAGCGGCTGCGCCAGGCCCTGGCGCTGGTGGCCGAGCAGGAGCGCGAGGACGCGCGGCGGCCGCGGGCCGCGGACCCCGGGGCCCCGGGGCTGGTGCCCACGCGCCCGCGC cgctggctgcagctgtggcgGC ACGTGGCGCAGGCGGCCGAGGAGCGCCTGGCGCAGAGGCCCCCCGCCGGCTCCCCCGGCCGCTCGGAGGCCGAGCGCGTCTTCCTGCACCTGGGCCGCACCATGAGGGAGGACCTGGAGCTGGTGGTGGAGCGCCTCAAGCCTGTGTTCCCCGCCGAGTTCGGCGTCGTGGCGGCCTATGCCGAGGGCTACCACCAGCACTTCGCGGCCCAGCTGGCCGCCATGGCGCAGTTCGAGCTGTGCGAGCGCGACACCTACATGCTGCTCATCTGGGTGCAGAACTTCTACCCCAA tgacatcatcaacagCCCCAAGTTGGCGGGCGAGCTGCAGGGTGCCCAGCTCGGGAGCCTCCTGCCCCCCAAGCAGATCCAGCTGCTGGAAACCACATTCCTGTCCAACGAGGTG GCCAATGTGAAAGAGCTCATGGACCGAGCCCTGGGGCTGGAGTCACAGCGCTGGGCCCAGGACGAGGGTCCCCAGAGGCTGGACGGCCACTGTCACAGCGAGCTGGCCATCGACGTCATGCAG ATCGTCTCCCAGAGCCAGGCCAAGGCCGAGGAGGTCACCCCCGAGCTGGGCGAGCAGATGAAGAAGGTGCTGCTGCTGGAGCTGGCCGGGTTCCTGAGAAG CTACCAGCGGGCCTTTGACGAGTTTCTGGAGAAGTGCAAACTGCTGAGGAACTTCAGGGCCAATGTCATGGCCAACATCAACAGCTGCCTGCCCCTCCG GACATCCATAGAGCAGAACTGGCAGACTCTGCCGGACACCCCCAGCTTCCTGCTGGGCCCCCTGAATGAGCTCAAGAGTCATGGCTTTGACGTCCTGCTGCAGAACCTGTTCAAGAACCTGAAG CCCCTGTTCAAGAGGTTCACGCAGACGCACTGGGCCAGCCCCGTGGAGACCCTGGAGAGCATCCTCGCCGTCGTGGGCGAGAGGCTGCCCGAGTTCTCGGAGCTGCAGGACTGCTTCCGCCAG GAGCTCACGGAGGCCGTGCACCTGCACCTGGTGAGGGAGTTCCTGGGGCGCCTGTGCAGACGCAGCCTGGTCCTCAGGAAGgccgagcagcagcagcagctggcgCGGCACGTCCAGGCCTGCGCCAACCTCATCCGGCACGTCTGCACGCAGCAC GGttcccaggcagcctggctggaCCCCGCCCTCCCCATGCTGGCTGAGGTCATTCACCTGCAAGACCCCAGCGCCATCAAGATTGCGGTGGCCACTTATGCCACCCAGTACCCCGACTTCAG CAAGGAGCACCTGAGCGCCATCCTAGCCATCAAGGGGAACCTGTCCAGCAGTGACGCCAAGAGCATCCGCAGCATCCTGGACGTGAGCGCCGGGGGGCATGAGGCCGCCAGGCCCCTGTTTTCGCTCGTGAGGGTTGGCTAG